In the genome of Bacteroidota bacterium, the window GCTTTCGGGAGAATGTTTAACGCTTAGGCGAGCCGTTCTGCTGTTGCTTCTTGCGTTTGATGCCATCAGCCTGTTTGAAAGCCCTGCGCAATTTCAGCATCGTTGTTCGCATATCTTCGGAAATCACCTTCGTATCGGAGAGAACAGGCATGAAGTTCGTATCACCGTTCCAGCGGGGTACAATGTGGAAGTGGACGTGCCCTTTGACGCCGGCTCCGGCAACACGGCCGAGATTAGCGCCAAAATTGAAGCCCTCAGGCTTCATGTTCTTGTCAAGAGCGTTGATACTGATGCGTACCAGTTTCATGGCTTCGGCAATCTCGGCATCAGAAAGGCGGTCAAAGCGCCCTGTTTGCTTGTACGGCACAACCATCAGGTGCCCGCTGTTGTAGGGGTACAGATTCAGAATAACGAAACAATGCTTGCCCCGATGAACGATAAAGTGCTTGTCGTCGTCATTCTCCTCCAACGCCCGGATAAAAATACTCTTTCGCGATTTGCTTTTCTTGGGCGGATCTTTGAACGTCTCCAAATACGCCGAACGCCACGGCGACCACATGCGTTTCATGTACTCTCCTGAAATAGAGTGAACAGCTTCCTGCATCCCCCCCCCAACGGCCCGCAAAATATGAAAGTTTGATACAAAGAAAAAGGTTGGGGCTTTCGGCACCAACCTTTCTCCGGAAAAACAACACAATTACGCTTCCTGCTCTTTGTTCTTGTTCTTATCTGATGCCGCGATGATCTTCTCCACCTGTTCTCTCGGCACTTCCTCGTAATGCGACATGCTGGCACTGAACACGCCTCGTCCGCCGGTCTTCGAACGAAGAACCGTTGCATACTTGTGCAGTTCGGCTTGCGGCACTTGCGCCCGGATGATCTGATAATGACCGGCACTGTCCATTCCGAGAATTTTCCCGCGCCTGCCGGAAATATCGCCCATTACTTCACCCATTGCATCTTCCGGAACCTTCACTTCGATGTTGTAGATTGGTTCAAGCAGAATCGGTTTTGCTTCCATGAACCCTTTCTTGAATGCTTGCGACCCGGCAATCTTGAACGCCATTTCGGACGAATCCACATCGTGATACGAACCGTAATGCAGCGCCACGCGCACGTCCACAACGGGATAGCCGGCAAGCACGCCATCCTTCATCGTCTCGACGACACCCTTTTCCACCGCCGGGATGAATTTTCCGGGGACAACGCCTCCGACAATCTCATCGAGGAATTCAAACCCCTGTCCCCGCTTCAACGGCTCAAGACGGAGATGAACGTGGCCGTATTGTCCGTGACCGCCGCTTTGTTTCTTGTGCTTGTACTCGGCATCTTTTGCAATGGTTTTTATGGTTTCACGATACGCGACTTTCGGTTCAACGAGGTCAACATCAACATTAAATTTCTGTTTGAGCCTTTTCACAATCACTTGGAGATGAAGCTCGCCCTGTCCGCTGATAATCGTCTGGTGCAACTCGGCATCCACACGGAACACGAATGTCGGATCTTCCTGATGAAGCGAATGGAGTCCGTTGGCAATCTTGTCTTCATCCCCCTTCGATCTCGGAACGATACCGAGATGATACACGGGCTCCGGAAAGGCAATCGGGGCATACACAACGGGAAACGCTTTGCTGCTGAGCGTATCGTTGGTGTGCGTATCCTTCAACTTCACTACTGCACCGATATCGCCCGCCATTAATTTGTTGACGTCCTTCCGTTCCTTGCCGTTCATAATGTAGATTTGTGCGAGACGCTCGGGTTTGCCGTTTGCCTCGTTGATCATATCCATACCCGGCGTAACCGTGCCCGAATACACGCGAAAGAACGAGAGTTCGCCCACGTGGGCCTCCGACACGGTTTTGAAGACGAACAGCGACGGCTCACCCTTCGGATCGGGTTTCACGGTCACATCGTTGTTGCCATTCGTTACGCTGACAGGCCGAGCATGCGTATCTCCGATTTCCGGCGGTGCGGGACAATCCTCAACGACAAAATCCAGAATATCCGTCACGCCGATGTTGTGGGCTGCCGAGCAGCAGAGAATCGGGAAGAGATTCCTCTCATGAATCCCGCGATGCAACCCTGCTTTCAGTTCTTCGTCCGTAAGTGTGCCTGTCTCGAAATATTTGTTCATCCACGCTTCGTCGAGCTCGGCAACGGCATCAAGCAGCTTGCGGCGATAGGTATCGGCCTTTTCTTTGACTTCGGCGGGGATTTCCGACTCCGCGTACTTCCCATTGCCGCCGCGCTGGTACTTCAGAGCTTTCATCTTGATAACATCGATCACCGTATCAAATGCAAGTCCCTGATTGAGAGGAAACTGCACGACTTCGACCTCATGACTCACATAGTCGTGGCATTGTTGCACGACTCTGTCGAAATCCGAGTTCTCGTTGTCGAGTTTGTTGACGACAAAGACAACGCCGGTCTTGTATTCATTCGTGTACTTGCCGACGATTTCCGTGCCGACTTCGATACCTTCAACAGCCTTGACGAGAACAAGCGCCGTATCTGCAACCCGCAATGCACTTTTCACCTCACCGGTAAAATCCGTGTAGCCCGGGGTGTCGAGGATATTGATTTTTGTTGATTTCCATTCGCAGAAGAGTACAGAGGTATTGATCGAGATTTGCCGTTCGACTTCGTCCGGATGGTAGTCGGAAAGTGTATTCCCTTCCTCAACCTTGCCGAGGCGCGTAGTACTGCCCGCAGAGAAGAGCAGAGCCTCGGCCAACGAAGTCTTCCCCGCCCCTCCGTGGCCGATGAGGGCCACATTGCGAATGTTCTCAGGTGTAAATTCTTTCATAGATATTTCTGTGCCTCCAATAAGGAGATGTTATGATATGATGTTCGGGTAACAGATGACTTCCCTACAGAAATCCGGTACACGCCGGCGTTCCACATGCGTGCCGCCACGAGGGAAGACGTGAAATGAGGGAATGTTTCTCTTATCAACCACGATGGTTCGCTCTTGAAAATCCACTCGTATTGCCGGGTGCAGAGATTCGGAGAGTTTGCAAAGAGATTCTTACAAAGAACAAAAAACCCCTGTCTTGCGAACAGAGGCTACGCTCGAAGGCGGGACGTAAATGCTTTTACGCCCTTGACGAGTGCCGCGATCAGAGCCACAGTGTCAAGGATGGGGCCTTCAATCCGTGACTGTACCTGTCGTTCGAGCGCGACGATATTGTCGGCAATCTCCCTTATTGAGCCCATCGACTCGCGTACCATCAACACCTGATCGTCGATGTTGTCGGTGATGTTCTTGACACGCGAGGAAATATAATCGATATTCTCGAGCACAGGCATCGTCCGCTCCGTCACTGCCGAGATATCACGCTCGATCTTGCTCAGCATTTCCCGCACGCGAATGAGAACCAGAATGAGAAAGATACACACGGCAGTTACCGCGACAAGCGCCACCAGTTGGGCAATCAAGAGTGCAGTTTCCAAAGTGTAGTTCCTTTGCTTGTTCGATTACGAGCGGTTGCGCTCCTGCTTGAATGCGTCAACTCCCGCCTTTACAGCATCCTTCACTTTGATACTTTCGTCGATGATTGAAGAAGAACGCTGCTTCACATTCGTCAGCACGCGGTCGGCATCGTGCATCAGGGTGTCTGCTTGCGATTTTGCGTCCGAAATCACCCGCTCCGATCGTTTTTTGGCTTCGCTGGCAATTTCGGGAATCTTCGTTCTCGCCCTCTCTACCATTCCTTCCGCATCATCAATCAGCTCATCGGTTTTTGCTTTGATATCTGCACGCAATTCTCTGCCGCTCTTGGGTGCGTACAGAAGGGCAAGCATGGCGCCGATGGCGCTTCCGGCCAACAGTCCGAAAATGAATCCTTTTGTCGCTCCGTTGTTATCAGCCATCACAACCTCCGCCAACAAATATGAAAAAAGTGCCTTTTGAACTTAGTTTCATGATATAAACTTCGTCGAAAAAAAGCAACAAAATCGCCTGATCCTGCTCCCATAAGCACAATCTCTTCACCAACAAATACAAATCCCGCCGGGGTGTGGCGGGATTGTTGCATTCTAACGATTCTTCTTCTTGTGACGCTGTTTGCGCAGCCGCTTCTTGCGCTTGTGCGTTGCCATTTTGTGGCGTTTGCGCTTCTTACCGCTCGGCATTCGACCTCCTTTCGTGAAAGATACTGTATTAACCTGCTTGCCCGTGTTGTTCCATAATTGCCTTCGCCCGCCTGCCTAACTCTGATTCGGGATTCAAATCTGCCGCTTTCTTGAACCACCGGTTCGATTCCGGCATGTTCCCCGAGAACAGATACACAATACCAAGATTGAACGCGCCTGCTTGATGTGAAGGTGACTCCTTTACCGCCCCAAGCATTTCATCAATGGCCATCGCGTAGAACCTCGCGGAGTGCAACGAATCGATTTTGCCAAGCTCAAAATAACAGATCCCTAAATCCACTCGAGCATTCGGATCGTTCGGGTTTTCCTTCAGGTAGACTTTGTATGCATCAATTGCGCGAGGTAAGAGAGCGGCATCGTGCATCGCGCCATCGTGCAGGGCATTTGCGAGAAGGAGTTTCGATCCGATATCGTTGGGGTTTTCCTTGACGGTACGTTGCAGCCTTTCAATAGCTGCAAGGATTTCCTTGGCATGCTCAGTTTGGGTTGCCGATTGTTGTGCCGGAGAGGAGGTTTGGGCTGTCTGCCGCGGAATTTCCCGCTGCGTCTCCACGTAGATGAACACTCCTACGACGGCAACTATCAGCGCGATGCCGACATAGTGACGAGTCTGTAACTTAGGAGAGCCCGCGGATTGCTTGACCGGAGTCTTGGAGATTGGCGGAAGTTCAGGTTTCAGGGGAGCCTGTGCCGCGGCTGGAACCGACGCCCGGGGCAACTTGACACCGCACGCCTCACAGAACGAACCGCTATGCCTGTTTTCATGCCCGCAAACCTCGCATGTCAGAACCGCGGGAGTGGAGGCGGGCTCCGGCTTGTCGATTTGTTCCGCTACTTTTGCTCCGCATTGCGGGCAAAACTTATCGGAATGCGATATCTTGCTGTTACACTCACGACACACCAAAACTGCCTCCGCCATTCATCACCCTCCGGACACTTGGGGCAATTTCGAGAGATTTTCGTTCACTGCCTGTTTCACTTCTTTCGACACTTTAAAGAGCGGCACCCAATGTTCGTCAACCATCACTTGCTCGCCTGTTCTGGGGTTGCGGGCAACACGCCCTTTGCGCTTCTTGACCTTGAAACTCCCGAATCCCCGGATCTCGATATTCTTCCCCTCCTTCATTGCATCAATTACGGTCAGGATGAAACCATCCACCACTGCCTCTGTATCGACTTTGGTCAGACCTGTTCCTGTCGCAATGCGGTCAACAATATCGGCTTTGGTCAACTCAAACCCTCCTGTATTGTGGTGATGAAATAGCGTTCTTTGGTTTCTGCGTAACGACTCAATAAGGCCCCGTAAAACGATACGAC includes:
- a CDS encoding HIT domain-containing protein gives rise to the protein MKRMWSPWRSAYLETFKDPPKKSKSRKSIFIRALEENDDDKHFIVHRGKHCFVILNLYPYNSGHLMVVPYKQTGRFDRLSDAEIAEAMKLVRISINALDKNMKPEGFNFGANLGRVAGAGVKGHVHFHIVPRWNGDTNFMPVLSDTKVISEDMRTTMLKLRRAFKQADGIKRKKQQQNGSPKR
- the fusA gene encoding elongation factor G yields the protein MKEFTPENIRNVALIGHGGAGKTSLAEALLFSAGSTTRLGKVEEGNTLSDYHPDEVERQISINTSVLFCEWKSTKINILDTPGYTDFTGEVKSALRVADTALVLVKAVEGIEVGTEIVGKYTNEYKTGVVFVVNKLDNENSDFDRVVQQCHDYVSHEVEVVQFPLNQGLAFDTVIDVIKMKALKYQRGGNGKYAESEIPAEVKEKADTYRRKLLDAVAELDEAWMNKYFETGTLTDEELKAGLHRGIHERNLFPILCCSAAHNIGVTDILDFVVEDCPAPPEIGDTHARPVSVTNGNNDVTVKPDPKGEPSLFVFKTVSEAHVGELSFFRVYSGTVTPGMDMINEANGKPERLAQIYIMNGKERKDVNKLMAGDIGAVVKLKDTHTNDTLSSKAFPVVYAPIAFPEPVYHLGIVPRSKGDEDKIANGLHSLHQEDPTFVFRVDAELHQTIISGQGELHLQVIVKRLKQKFNVDVDLVEPKVAYRETIKTIAKDAEYKHKKQSGGHGQYGHVHLRLEPLKRGQGFEFLDEIVGGVVPGKFIPAVEKGVVETMKDGVLAGYPVVDVRVALHYGSYHDVDSSEMAFKIAGSQAFKKGFMEAKPILLEPIYNIEVKVPEDAMGEVMGDISGRRGKILGMDSAGHYQIIRAQVPQAELHKYATVLRSKTGGRGVFSASMSHYEEVPREQVEKIIAASDKNKNKEQEA
- a CDS encoding DUF948 domain-containing protein, coding for METALLIAQLVALVAVTAVCIFLILVLIRVREMLSKIERDISAVTERTMPVLENIDYISSRVKNITDNIDDQVLMVRESMGSIREIADNIVALERQVQSRIEGPILDTVALIAALVKGVKAFTSRLRA
- a CDS encoding YtxH domain-containing protein, yielding MADNNGATKGFIFGLLAGSAIGAMLALLYAPKSGRELRADIKAKTDELIDDAEGMVERARTKIPEIASEAKKRSERVISDAKSQADTLMHDADRVLTNVKQRSSSIIDESIKVKDAVKAGVDAFKQERNRS
- a CDS encoding zinc ribbon domain-containing protein, which codes for MAEAVLVCRECNSKISHSDKFCPQCGAKVAEQIDKPEPASTPAVLTCEVCGHENRHSGSFCEACGVKLPRASVPAAAQAPLKPELPPISKTPVKQSAGSPKLQTRHYVGIALIVAVVGVFIYVETQREIPRQTAQTSSPAQQSATQTEHAKEILAAIERLQRTVKENPNDIGSKLLLANALHDGAMHDAALLPRAIDAYKVYLKENPNDPNARVDLGICYFELGKIDSLHSARFYAMAIDEMLGAVKESPSHQAGAFNLGIVYLFSGNMPESNRWFKKAADLNPESELGRRAKAIMEQHGQAG
- a CDS encoding integration host factor subunit beta, with protein sequence MTKADIVDRIATGTGLTKVDTEAVVDGFILTVIDAMKEGKNIEIRGFGSFKVKKRKGRVARNPRTGEQVMVDEHWVPLFKVSKEVKQAVNENLSKLPQVSGG